CTGTTTTACGGACAAACAGGAGGTATTCGAGCGATTGGGTATGAATTGGTACTCCAGAGAGGATTGGCCCTGCCAGCACCTCCCTCAACGTCTCGCTGCTGACAGAGGCGAACTGGTTAGCAATAAAGCAGGTTTGATCCCGGAAATTGGCCTTAAAGTTGAAATCATGCCACCGATGTGCCCGCAGCTCAAAGGTAAGGTTGAGGCATCAATCAAGGACGTTAAGCATGGACATTCCCATCGGCTGCCCGGTCGTCATCCAAAAAACCGTCAACGCCGTGAGACCGATGGAACCGAAACAGCAGCTTTAACCATCGAGGAAATGGAGAGGGTGATTGTCGAAATCATCATCGGGCTAAACCACGAACCGGCACCCGCCGCTCACATCCCTCCCGAGATGATCGAGGAGGGAGAGACCGATGTAACGCGCATTGGGCTGTACCGGTGGGGAGTAGAACGCTACACTCTCACACGGTCGCTTACCAAAGAAAAAATTTGGGAGAGTCTCCTGATGAAGGGTGAGGCGGCACTCACGCCTAAAGGACTCAATTTCAAGTGTCAGACCTATAGACTTCCTGCGGGCGCTAATGTCATGTCCCGTTGGAGGGCATCCGGAAAAGGAAACCCTCTGGTTCATGTCCGGTATGATGAACATCATGCAGACCAGATCTGGTTCATGGACCAGAAAGAAAAAAAATGGGTCCCGGCATCCAATGTCAGCGAAAACATCAAGCGGCGAAAAGCGGCGTTTTACGAATTGGAAATCAGCCGACAGGAGGTGAAACACCTCCGGCGCCTCGCAAAAGACGAAAACCTTCACCGGGAGAGCGAACGACGCCAACGGATCAATGCAATTATCACCCAGGCTGAGGAGGAAACCAAGGAGGATAGGAAAGGGGTTTCCATTGCAGGCCGCAAAAAAGATCGAATGGAAAACACCCAACTTGAAAGAGCGGCAAGCGAGATGATCGCCTCCGGCGCTACGGCCATGGCACCGGCTCCACAGCCGACACCGGCAGTGGGGGCGCAAAAAGATATCACAGGAGCTGTTTCGCCTGGCCCCCTGCCTGCCCCGTCCGGAGAGACGAAAAATCACCCTGAAAATAAGATTCATCCTGCTGAATTGTCGATTCAGATGTGGGAGGACTGATGAGGGATTGGATCAACGATAGCCCTGAGTATTTCGATTTCCCGATCCCCGAATTCCAAGGGAATCCTCTCGTCGAGGCATTGCGGCCTCCACCGATGGATAAGACGGAGGCAATTTCGCGGCTAAGTCAAAAGCCTCTTTTTAACAGGAGCGAACGCGATCTTCCCTCCTCCATGAGGATGGCTCTGCCCTCACGCTTGCAGAACTTCATGTTCCCAACCCAACAGCACATCGGGTTATTGGATCGGATTTACTGCCAAATCCTGAACGGCTATCGTAGGTATAACCCGGCCACAGTCTTAGGCCAGCAATATCTCCATGGTGAAGGTAACCCCTTTAACGATCCTAATAAGACCCCTTCAAATATTTCCTTCCTGACCGGACTTTCCGGCATGGGCAAATCCAGTCTGATCCGCAGTATTATGCGGGCAATGGGCAAGCCGCTCATCGTGCATTCCAACTACAAAGGTGCTCCATTCCCGGAGTCACAGATCCTCTATCTCATGAGGAATGTGCCCGACCAGTGCAGTGCCAAATCTGTCTGCAAGAAAATCGGCCTCCATGCTGACACCCTGCTTGGCAAGAAACTTTATGCTCAACGATTCACAGACAAGGCATCAAGATCCGAATACGTCTCCGCACTTGAGGCAATTATCAAAAATCACCATGTCGGCGCTCTTGTCATCGACGAATTTCAAAATATCTCCTTGGCAAAATCTGGCGGCAAGGGAGAGGTTCTAGCCCTGATTCACAATCTCCGCGACGAACTCGGAGTTCCCATCATCCTTGTCGGGACCTATAAAGCCGCAGCAATGTTAAGGGAGGAAACCAGCCTCGCGCGCCGTCTCGTTGAGGGCGGTTTTCACGAACTGAAGAGGCCTGCCGACCCAAGCGATATAAATTGGCGTGCCCTCTGCAACATCGTCTGGCGCTATCAGTGGGTGAGAGAACCGCAAGACATCAGCGACAAAATCGTCCAAACCTTATATGGCTTCAGTCAGGGAATCACCGGCATCATGATCAACCTCTTTATTACCGCCCAGACCTACGCGATCGAGGAAGGGCTCGAAACCGTGACCTGTGGTCTGTTGAATGAGATCTATCATGAACGCTTCCGGCCGATACACCACATCATCCACCTTCTCCGGGAAAACAATCCGGCAGTTTTGAGCCAGTATGACGATCTCTACTTTGACGCGATTGCGGAAATGGATGACGATCCATTACAGAACCGCATCAAAGCTCTTCGAGAAGGGATGGCAGACACCAAGGAGGCTCTGTTGGAAAATATTGCCGCCGGGCCGCCCCAGAATGTAGCCAAACCTCGCCAAGGAAGAAAAAACAAGCTGACGACAAAAAGCCTCCACGATGCGATCCGAGGGTCTGCTCAAAACTCTGCCGATATCCTCGGAAAAAGGGCATGAATACGTTTCCTTTCTTCCCTGTGCCAGCCTCGGGCGAGACGGCTTACTCTCTTTTCAGTCGCTCCATCGCGCGCTCAGGTCTTCCCGAAACCTATCTTTTGCAGGAGTTTACCTGCCAACGGCACTCCACAACCCTGCTATCGGCACTTCCGGGCTATCTGTCATCTATTTCGAGGAGAATGCCGCTCGGCCATCCTTGGCGAGACGCGACCCTTATCGTTCGTAAGCATACCTCACTGCCGTATTTCATTTACTTCGACGAGAAGGAAAATCGAGACAGATGGGTGGACAGGCTTGCGGGAATCGACTCTTCCCAGCCGATAACAATGGCGCTGGGGTTGACCAGCTACCCTCGCGGAATGCTTTCTATCCATCCCAGATATTGTCCGACCTGTGTTCAAGTAGACCGCGACAACTATGGTTTTCCCTGGTTCCGACGCGAGCATCTGTTGCCAGGAGTGGCGGTCTGCTGGCGGCATGGTACGGCCTTAGCTCAGGGTTGCAGCCGCTGTGGTCCGTATCCCATAAAAGGCAGAGCCCTGAGCATGGCCGGCAGATGTCTCTGCCAGGAGGGAATAAATCCGCTGCCAGTCCATGCCGACCTACCGGAAGACACCGAACCACTTCTCTGGCTCGCTCGGCAGAGTGCTTGGATGGTGAACTCGCCAGGAAGCCCCTTCGGTGGCATCAGGGCGACCTTGCGGGAGAAAGTCCTGGAGAAAGGTTTCGGGCGAGGTTCCTTGATTGAGCCACGTCGGCTCGCAAAAGCTATTGAGGAGAGATTCGGAAGGCAAACTCTGGAATGGCTGGGAACTCCTGCCTGGGAAGGGGAAAGACCTGCGGCATGGCTCCGGAGACTTCTTTCAGGACAACTCGACGGGAAGAAGCGCAGCCCTGCCCTCCTCTTCCTTATCATCATTGGAACGCTCTACGAATCGTTAGAGGCTTTTGAAAAAACAGCAGAAGATCTATCTCGACCTGAGACAATCGAAGAAGAACTGGTGCTGCCGACCTGGAGCGCAGATCTTTTTCGGCTCCTTCAAACCGGTGAATGCGGCCTACCCGGAATCTCCAAGCAACTTGGGATCTCGACCTATCGGCTCATTGAGAAAATTCGCCAACGTGGCTGGCGCGTTCCTCTTTCCCACCAGACTCGAAAAAAACTGGGAGACGCGAAGATCTCTGCAATCAAGGAAGATTTTATGCAGGGGATGGAGAAAACACAGATCATGCGCCACCACGGTTGCAGCGAATGGGCACTCACTTTGATTGAACTGGATGAACCTGGGCTAAACGCCAGCTTCCGAGGTGCTGCGAAGCTTATAACGCAAGAACGAAACCGCGCTCGGTTGCGCGACCATCTCTCCGCAAACCCGACTGCAACCCGAATCGATATCTTGGAAGGTCTGCCCGGTGTTTATGACTATATGCTTAAACAGGATAAGGAGTGGTTCTACAAACAAATTTCCGAGAAAAAGGCCGCGGCGCCAACTCCCAGGAAAAGCAGAGTCGACTGGGCCCTTCTCGATCAGAATAAGGCGATAGAGATCGCGGGCGTATTTGACGAGATGCTGGCATCGGGCCCAAAACCAGTGCAGGCGACCGCCACTGCAGCCCTGAAAAGGGCCGGCCTTCTACGACAATATAGCAATGATCCTACCAAATTCCCCCTGGTTGCCGGCATCCTTCAAGAGCGTTCCGAATCGCGGCAAAACTTTATCCGGCGCCGCCTAGCCTGGGCGGTGGAGCAAATGGCCAATTCCGGAGACCCCATCTCAATCAACAAGCTTCGCCGAGTCGCCTCCCTTCCGGCAGAAACTATGAGAGATCACAGGCAAGAAGTCATTAACCTAGCGGAGCAGATGAACACCGCTATCGATGGAGGATCATTTTTTGCGTAACGCGAAATGCATCCTCCAAACCACGTTGCCGGAACAGTTTTCAGGCAGTCTCAGTACCGTGACTTTTCAAACATAAAAAGGGCTATTTTCATTTGAGGGTTGAGGTGGCCCTTTCTGCAGGCACCTTCCATTACCCTCTCTCGGCGCGACACCTTTGGCATGGTCTTTGATTATTACTACAAGACAGGAGTTTGGCAGAATTTGACTGGATGGCGATGGGGTAGGTTTCATGCGAAGCGATATGTCCTTGAAAGAAAAAGGAACTAAAAACAACTATTCAGGAGGCTTAAAAGTGGGGACTTCAAGCAGGGGGAGCAACATTGGCTTAAAACCACAACGGGCTGTAAGGGAATATGCATGCTCTCGCAAATAGGGAAATAAGATCAGAGGAGCATTTCTTTGTGCCCAGTGGTCAATATGCTCCACAGGAAACTCACTTTCATCAACTTTGAAATTGCCAACAATTTCAATTCTCATTGAAAAAGGAGCCGAGTTTTCCTTTTCATCTTCTTCGAAGCCGACCTCAAGCTTCAAAGAAACACTGATCTCTTTATCTTCCTCATCATACTCACTATGACCTACCATAAGAGAGAACCTGCCCCCTTCGACACCTTTATCTTCGCTAGGGGGTCCATTCGCTGAAATAAATAATTCTTTGACCAACACACCTTGGACTTGAATGGGATGATATTTAGTCAAAGGAACTCCCTCTTTTTTCTCAGCCATTGACAAACCTAAGCAGCCAATTTGAAGGGGATGTAATTTACATCCTTGTCAGGAGAAGAGAAAATATCATGTTTAATGCTTTTTCTATATCTCTTCTCAGACTTTGATGTTGAATATTTGATTTCGCCAAAAAATAAATTTTCTCCAGGCGCAAAAGTAAACGCTTCGTTTAGGTTGGACAATACAGGTTTTTTTACATGCTTATAAAAATCATAATTAGACTTTTCAAGAATAGCATCAACCTCTGCGTCGGTGGCAGCTTCAAAAAATGTCTCAATTCGATCCTTTAAGTTTTCTGTCCATTTCTTTTCCATCTTTAATACCCTTTA
The DNA window shown above is from Geoalkalibacter ferrihydriticus DSM 17813 and carries:
- a CDS encoding TnsD family Tn7-like transposition protein — translated: MNTFPFFPVPASGETAYSLFSRSIARSGLPETYLLQEFTCQRHSTTLLSALPGYLSSISRRMPLGHPWRDATLIVRKHTSLPYFIYFDEKENRDRWVDRLAGIDSSQPITMALGLTSYPRGMLSIHPRYCPTCVQVDRDNYGFPWFRREHLLPGVAVCWRHGTALAQGCSRCGPYPIKGRALSMAGRCLCQEGINPLPVHADLPEDTEPLLWLARQSAWMVNSPGSPFGGIRATLREKVLEKGFGRGSLIEPRRLAKAIEERFGRQTLEWLGTPAWEGERPAAWLRRLLSGQLDGKKRSPALLFLIIIGTLYESLEAFEKTAEDLSRPETIEEELVLPTWSADLFRLLQTGECGLPGISKQLGISTYRLIEKIRQRGWRVPLSHQTRKKLGDAKISAIKEDFMQGMEKTQIMRHHGCSEWALTLIELDEPGLNASFRGAAKLITQERNRARLRDHLSANPTATRIDILEGLPGVYDYMLKQDKEWFYKQISEKKAAAPTPRKSRVDWALLDQNKAIEIAGVFDEMLASGPKPVQATATAALKRAGLLRQYSNDPTKFPLVAGILQERSESRQNFIRRRLAWAVEQMANSGDPISINKLRRVASLPAETMRDHRQEVINLAEQMNTAIDGGSFFA
- a CDS encoding ATP-binding protein, producing the protein MRDWINDSPEYFDFPIPEFQGNPLVEALRPPPMDKTEAISRLSQKPLFNRSERDLPSSMRMALPSRLQNFMFPTQQHIGLLDRIYCQILNGYRRYNPATVLGQQYLHGEGNPFNDPNKTPSNISFLTGLSGMGKSSLIRSIMRAMGKPLIVHSNYKGAPFPESQILYLMRNVPDQCSAKSVCKKIGLHADTLLGKKLYAQRFTDKASRSEYVSALEAIIKNHHVGALVIDEFQNISLAKSGGKGEVLALIHNLRDELGVPIILVGTYKAAAMLREETSLARRLVEGGFHELKRPADPSDINWRALCNIVWRYQWVREPQDISDKIVQTLYGFSQGITGIMINLFITAQTYAIEEGLETVTCGLLNEIYHERFRPIHHIIHLLRENNPAVLSQYDDLYFDAIAEMDDDPLQNRIKALREGMADTKEALLENIAAGPPQNVAKPRQGRKNKLTTKSLHDAIRGSAQNSADILGKRA
- a CDS encoding protein-export chaperone SecB; this encodes MAEKKEGVPLTKYHPIQVQGVLVKELFISANGPPSEDKGVEGGRFSLMVGHSEYDEEDKEISVSLKLEVGFEEDEKENSAPFSMRIEIVGNFKVDESEFPVEHIDHWAQRNAPLILFPYLREHAYSLTARCGFKPMLLPLLEVPTFKPPE
- a CDS encoding DDE-type integrase/transposase/recombinase encodes the protein MLSINDFLCAAPDTSTVIEGVSRLVGVDSQNFAYLIRVDESPLKGPIQIPMLQLQAAIQAGEVLLDQEITIELPPTLEVLNSAGIEKVKKSMDVLTPLVLDDNVLFNPEYRARMFAQRGEECKIHPRQIRRLYYRYMWGGQTELALAPMFSRCGGRGQKQKPGSKKRGRKPQDSTVASQVSLPDVREKLEKGAKKFYLPDGLTLEEAFIETKNKYFTRGLHIERGAPVTAILLPKEQLPSLAQFRYVCGYLGKTRKNGRRIRQKLVEWEFRGRNRDNVPGPGYRFEIDATKLQVRLVSRYDRSKTLKDPTLYAIIDVWSGAIVGYALSFHNASWALASKALQNCFTDKQEVFERLGMNWYSREDWPCQHLPQRLAADRGELVSNKAGLIPEIGLKVEIMPPMCPQLKGKVEASIKDVKHGHSHRLPGRHPKNRQRRETDGTETAALTIEEMERVIVEIIIGLNHEPAPAAHIPPEMIEEGETDVTRIGLYRWGVERYTLTRSLTKEKIWESLLMKGEAALTPKGLNFKCQTYRLPAGANVMSRWRASGKGNPLVHVRYDEHHADQIWFMDQKEKKWVPASNVSENIKRRKAAFYELEISRQEVKHLRRLAKDENLHRESERRQRINAIITQAEEETKEDRKGVSIAGRKKDRMENTQLERAASEMIASGATAMAPAPQPTPAVGAQKDITGAVSPGPLPAPSGETKNHPENKIHPAELSIQMWED